A window of Companilactobacillus allii genomic DNA:
CAGACAAATACTCACTTAATTGTTTAGAATATTCACTACAAATATCCTCATCTTCAATTATTTTAGTATTGGGATAAAAGGATATCAATTCCGTTAGATTACTATCCCTTGATCCAACAAAAGATAATCCATTCTTTGTAGCACCAATCATATATGAATGATCCTTGATAATTATCTTTTGATAATAAATTGTTTTATTCATATTCACACCTACTTTTCGATATCCCAATTATAAGCTATAATTCATTTAAAAATGTTGCCATTACATTAGGAGGTTATATGAAAAAATATCCTTTAACCAAAAACAGATGGAATTCTATTATAAATAATAATCAGAAAGCCGACAAAACATTTTACTATGGTGTTAAAACCACAAAAATATTTTGTAAACCATCTTGTCCTTCAAAAAATCCTTCAAAAGGAAATGTCTGTATATTCAAGACATCCCTTGAAGCAATAAATCAGGGATTTAGACCTTGTAAAAGATGTCAACCAACTGGCAGTGTTCCAAATGATGCTTGGGTACATGAGATTAAAACCTTTATAGATAATAATTACCAAAAAAAACTTACTTTAAACATTATCGCGGAGGAATGTCACGGTAGTCCCTTTCATCTCCAAAAAACATTTAAAAAGGAATGCTTACAATCACCCTCACAATATCTTACCCAAATAAGACTTGTTCATGCAAAAAAATTACTGGTTGAATCAAACTTGACTATTAAATCCATTGCCATAAGAATTGGATTCTCCAGTGATACTTACTTCAGTACTGTCTTTAAACATAATTTTTTCATAACTCCTGATCAATATAGACTAAATAAACTATCAAACCTTTAAACTGATAATAAAAGGAATAACTTATATGATATTATTTTAAACATAATATCATATAACAATTAAGTCTTTTCAAAGAGGGGTACTTATGCTCGGATTCTCATTTTATTTAAATCAAAATATCAATAGTCAAACTGAAGAATACTTCAATAACATGAAAAAAGCAGGATTCTCTGAGATCTTCACTGCTGTGCCTATGCACCTTGAAGATAGTGAATCTGAATACGAAAATAAATTACAGGATTTATTTGAATTAGCTAACAAGTATGACTTGCATTTAATGATCGATGTCAATAAATATTCTATACACAAAATTCCTGACCATTTAATACCTCATGTTTCATTAAGATTGAGTGAAGGTTTTAATCCTGAGGAAATATTTGAGTTGACTAAAAAAACTAGCATAGCTCTAAATGCTAGTACGATAACTAGAGAAACGATCCAAAAATTAAATTCATTACATGTTAATTTCAACAAATTAGAAGCCTGGAATAATTATTATCCTCATCCCGAAACTGGACTGGACTTAACCTGGTTTGCTCAAAAGAACCGTTGGTTGAAAAATATTGGTTTAACTACTCAAGCCTTCATACCTGGAACTAACACTTCTAATACTAACTATAAGGGATTACCAACTCTGGAACGTCACCGTACAATTGATCCATTGATTTCAGCTATTGAATTAGATAAACTCAAAACTGATAAAGTCTTTGTCGGTGATCCATATCTAGATACTAAACATCAAGAATTGTTTTACAGTTACTTTAACGACAAAGTCATCCCACTACACATGACCAATACCAAAATTGGTATCCCACCTTATTTAATAAGCACTCTTTTTCATAATCGATTAGATCCTGCTCGAGATGTAATCCGTTTAGTTGAAAGTAGAACATTAAACAATAAAGATATAAAACCAACGAATAATACTAAACGCTCCTTTGGAACCGTTACGATCGACAATAACCAATATGGTGAATATATGGGAGAGATACAAATCACTACACGTACACTACCAGCTAATAAAAATGTTAATGTTCTGGGCCAAATAGCTACAAGTGACTTAAAATTACTATCTTATATTGATGCTGGTACTGCATTTAAAATAATAAATTAAACAACAAAAGGAATATGATATATGAGATTCTTTTCAAAAGAGAAATCTGAGAAATTAGTATCACCTATCGATGGACAGTTACTTCAATTAGCTGATGTAAGCGATCCGGTATTCTCAGAGAAAATGATTGGCGATGGATTCGCAGTTGAACCTAGTGATGGTCAGATTGTTTCACCAGTCAATGGAATAATTGGAACTATCTTCCCCACTAAACACGCCATAACTATTAAAAGTAAACATGGGTTAAATATAATGCTCCATCTTGGTATTGATACCGTTGAACTAAAAGGAGCTCCATTTAATATATTAGCTAAAGATGGTGAAAAAATAACTGCTGGTCAATCAATAGCAACTATGGATCTAAATAAATTGAAATTAGCAAACAAGTCTGCCACAGTTATGACTATAATTACCAATATGAAACTGGTTAAAGACATATCAACTTTTGATTCAAGACAAATCAATTCTAGTGACTACGTCCTAACTGTCAACTTGTAGTGAGGCCTACTTATATTATTAATTTATCGTGTCTTTAGGGTATAATTTAATAATATAGGAGGTACCATATGTCTAAAATTCCTTATCTAACCGGTTTTAATGCGTATTTAAAAACACGTCATATTTCAAAACGTGCACATGTTGAATACATGAATTCTTTAAATGACTTCTTCTCATACACTATTCAACATAATGATGACTATAAAATATCAGAAGATATTAAAGATGTTCATGAAATGGATGTCCGCTTATTCAAGACTTTCATGTTGGAAAATCTAAAGTTAAGTCCAAGTACTGTAAATAAAGTAATCAGTAATTTAAATGTCTATTTCAAATACCTATTTGGTATAAAAAAGACACCAGAAATACCCACATTATATGTTAATAGTGTCGTGGTACCTAAGCAATCTGACTTCCCAGTTGATGTCTTTCAAAATCTGCCAAAATACTTGAATTCGGATTTGAGTATTTATACTCGACTAATGATATTAATTATATCTAAAGGCTTTAACTATAAGGAAGCTCTGGAACCAGATTTTTATAAGGAATTTGAAGAACTTAAATTCACGACTATAGAAAAAAAGTTCCTTGAAATTTATCAAGCGTTCATTACCCCACTACGTAGTTATTGGGGTAATCAGAATCTATTTCTTAGTCGTAACAAAGGCGCAAACTCACCTCTACTTTCAGTGTCCGCACTACATCGAGACTTAAAGCGAGACAGTGAAGCTACTAATCTTGATTTATCACCTAAGAAACTTTATACGACCTTCATTTTGTTGGCACTAAGTACCAATGATTTATCAGATAATCAAGATCGTGCTTTAGAGGCACTTGAAACTGCCTCATTATTGTATTATCGTCGTTTAAAACGAGAAGTTAATTTTATGAATGATGGACGTGAATAACTTGAAAAATATTGCTGTATACTGTGGTGCTGCCACTGGAAATAATCAGATATTTATTGATGGAACTAAAGAATTAGGCCACTGGATAGTAGAAAATGACTATGGCTTAACTTATGGTGGTGGTGTTTTTGGACTTATGGGAGTGATTGCTGACTCTGTAATGGAGAATAATGGTTACGTACATGGAATCATTACTGAGCAATTGAATAACCGCAACTTAGCTCATCCAAATTTATCTAAGTTAGATATTGTTGAAACAATGGATATAAGAAAAAAAGAGATGCTCAATAACTCTATCGCAAGTATCGCCTTGCCTGGAGGACCTGGAACTTTAGAAGAGATCTCTGAAGCCTTCTCATGGGCTAAACTCGGTGATAATGACAATCCTTGTATCTTCTATAATATCGGACACTACTATGATCCACTAAAGGATTTTTTTGATAATATGGTAGACAAGGGTTTCCTTGAACAAAGTGGTCGAAAAAAAGTACTTTTCTCAAATTCATTACCTGAAATAAAGAGATTTATCGATAATTACACTCCACCAGCATTACGTACTTATAAATAAGCTGAAAGAAAACAGTGTGAAAATACGAGTTCAACTTTCGAGTATAATGCAAAATAAGTAGATATTCACGTAAGTGGATGTCTACTTATTTTTTATTAAACGGAAAAAGTCATGTCATATACTTATTTTGAAATCTAATGGACAAAAGCCATCATTTAGAATATAATAGCCATAATCCATTAAAATCAGAGGACAATCAACATTGAATAATGACCAAATAAATTTAATACGTCAATTTAATAGACAGTATACTAATACATTAGGATTGATGAATAAACAAGTTTTTAATACCAATCTAAGCTTTCCAGAAGCACGTGTTCTGATGGCCATAAGCCACGAAACGACTCCAATGAATGTATCACATCAATTGAATCTAGATGCAAGTTACACAAGTAGAGTAATTAAGAAATTAACCAATTTGAAATATGTTCAAAAAATACAATCAACTATCGATGCCCGTTCAAAAAATATTTCCTTAACCGAGTCAGGTAAACAGCTTTTATCGATAATCGATTCTGACTCTAATGATCAAATTCAAAATTTAATTTCTAACCTTACCAAATCACAACAAAAAGATCTATATAAGGCCTTTGAGACAATTAACAATATTTTATTTAAAGATGATGGTGAATAATATGTGGGAAATAAAAGAATTTTCAGAACTAACTACTCAAGAACTATTCGATCTAATGTATATTAGAGTTAAAACATTTGTCGTCGAACAAGAAAGAATATATCAAGAAGTCGACGATAATGATCTAACATCCATTCATATATTTAAATATGAGGGCAAAAAAATCATTGCCTATGCTCGTGTATTCCGTGAAGATGGACATATTACATTTGGCCGCATTGTAGCAGCGAAGGATCATCGTGGTACTGGACTGGGGGCAAAACTCGTCGAAGAAGTTCTACGTGTTATAAATGATAAGTTTCCTGATCAAAACATTGAAATTGAAGCACAGACATACGTAGAAGGATTCTATAAGAAATTTGGATTTAAGAGTGTTGGTGACGTCTTTTTATTTAACCACACACCACATATTAAAATGATTAAGAATCATATAATAATTTAAATAGCTTATTCAAGGCATTTATCTTTAATTCCATCGAAAAAGATACTATATTTGTGGTGTCAGATAGGAAAGAAACTATCTGGCAATCATTTCCTTCGATTATCATTTTAATTAATTGTGGTTTCCCACTAATAGATATTAATAATGATACCTCTCCCAATTTTTAAAATTAAATCTATTTTTAATAGATTAGCCATAAATTCCATCAATTCCCTGATATAAAAAAAGCACGCCAGACAAAATCTGACGTGTTTTTATTATTTATATTACTTAATAAATGCTGTGATAACACCAGCAACAACAACCAACAGTAAACCTGCTGATACGGATACCATTTCTTTATGTGTTTTACGTTCGTGTAAGATATAAACTCCACCCAATGTAGCGATAATTACGTTCATTTGTGAAAGCGTAAATCCCGTTGCTAAACCATTAACATCTGGTCGAGCTGAGATCAAATATGTTAAAGCAGCAAATGCGAAGAAAAATCCACTAATAATATTTGTATATGAACTCTTTGTAGCAAATGGTTTTGATTCTCTATTACTTTTTGTAGCAATTGCAAATATTGTTGCAACCACAGCCATACCTAATGCTTGTGGTAGAAAAGCTTGAAATCCATCTACAGTGATAGCTTGAGGGAAAGCAGAATAACCTAGGTATCCTGCTTCAGCGAATAGAACTAGTAAAACACCCTTAATGGCATTTGAACCACTCTCTGACTTAGTAGCACTCTTCTCACTATATGTTGTTAACCAAACACCAAAAATGATTAAAACGATTGAAAAGAATCCAATCATTTTTGCGCTTCCTGAAGACCATTCACCTAGTACTAAAACACCCCATAGTGATGCTCCAATCAACTGAAATCCAGTTGAAATTGGCATTGTCCTTGAGACACCCATTTCAGAAAAAGCGTAGAATACAAGAATTTGTCCTAATGACCAACATGCACCGGATAAGAATGTGAATAGAAATTCTTTACCGCCAATCATAGGTGTTTGACGAGCCAATGCCACAACTATTGCGGCAATCAATGTACCATACGTAGCTCCAAGAATCTGATTAACTGGTTTTCCACCAAATTTACCTGTTAGAATTGGGAAGAATCCCCATCCTATCATTGGCATAAGACCAATTAGTATGTTTATTGCACTCATCGAAAAAACTCCCTTTTGTAAAATAAAAAACACCAACATAAAAACTGCTAGATCAAAAATCCAGCAGTTTTGATGATGTAAAGTATTATACATGTTAGAGATAACGTTTTCAACAAAATAAATTCGTTTTTCACAAATTATTATTTTGATTTCACAAGTCATCCGTTTTCATAAATTATTTTTTAAAACTTTTCATTTAGTGGTGGAACAACTTGTTTCTTACGTGAAACAACACCAGGTAAGGAAGCTTTATTATCTTCAACCTTAGTATTTAGGGCATTTTCGAAAACAGATACAGCGTTTTCATCACCTAATACTAGTCCAGTAGTATCGCTTGTTAAAATGTTTGTGATTAGTAATACGAATAAGTTGTAACCTTCTGATTTGTTTTCTGATTTAATATCAGCAGTGAATTCTGCTTCTCTCTTTAATGTTTCATCAATATCAACAGTATTTACTTGAGCAATACGAACGTTTTTACCGTTCATTTCAAAGCTCTTAGCATCCATGTCGATTAGTTCTTTAGTTGATTTACTATCAAGGTTTGTTCCTGCTTTAAGCATGTCCAATCCATATGATTCGTAATCAATTCCAGCTGTCTTAGAAAGGCTCTTCAAGGCTGCTTTGTCTTCATCAGTAGTTGTTGGTGATTTCAATAGAAGTGTATCTGAGATAATTGCTGAAGCCATCAAAGCGGCAAGATTGCCAGGTACTTCAACATCTTCTTCATTGTACATTTCCCAAAGAATTGTACTTGTACAACCAACTGGTTGAGCACGGTAATACAAAGGACTAGTAGTTTCAAAGTTAGCGATTCTGTGGTGATCAACCACATGTGTAACCTGAAGGTCACCAATATCGTCTAAACTTTGTTGGCTTTCGTTGTGATCAACAAGCATAACTGACTTAACTTCACCATTAGCAGCTGTAACGATACGTGGGTATTTGTAATCAAACTTGTCAAAAACATATTTTGTTTCTTCGTTAGGTTCACCCAAAGCAACAGCCTCAGTATTAAAACCTAATTCATTTTGTAGATGTGAATATGAGATGGCTGCAACAACAGCATCTGTATCAGGATTCTTGTGTCCAAAAACTAATTCTTTTTCCTTAGTCATTCTATATTTCCCCTTTTTTAATTTATCTTGAAGACTTCAAACGGTCAATATAATTTCTTTCATCCAAGAAATTATCCCATTCGCCAAGAAATTCCTTTATCCGAGGAATCTTCTCTTTATCTTCCCGATATACAAATGATAATTCACTTGATACCGAAGGTTCAAGTGGAGTTTGATAAAGTTTAAACATTGAGGCATGTGCTATGCAAAAACTCAATGGTAAAACCGTGTAAACATCGTCTGAACCTTGTGCAAATTTCAATAATTGATATGGCGATGAAAATCTAGCGATCACTTGTGGCTGATCCACCAATGCATTCCTAAATCTCTCCTGTAAAAGATCAGATAGATAATAATCTTTTACATAGGCTGCCCATGGTTTCTCAATAGCATCCCTATAACTAGCAATACCTTTTTTATAAATTTTTTCGTTATTGTGTACTAGAACAATATTATCATTAATGATTTTCTTTGATTTGTAGATTTTCCAATTTTTAATATTTTTATCGGGTAAATACATGATAGCCAAATCAATTCGATTATTTTCAATATAATCCCAAATTTCTTTTCTAGTTAAAAGATTCAGGTCAATTTCAACATTTGGATTAATTCGGTTATATGCAACAATGAAATCCTCAATAACTACTGATTCGGCTGTCGATAATAATCCTATACTGATGGTCCCAGATTTATCAGATGATTCTTGTTGAATCTGATCAGTCACAGAATTTATTACATCAAAAATCTCATGTGTAGCCTTTAATAATGAAATTCCAGCATCAGTAAGATATATCTTCTTACCCATACTATAAAACAATGGAACACCAACGACTCTTTCAATTTTCTTGATTTGTTGAGTCAAAGCAGGTTGAGTTATTCCTAAAGATTGAGCTGTTTTTGTATAACTCATATTCTTTGTTAATTCGTCAAAATAGTTCAGTGCTTTTGAACTAAATACGCGTCTTGATTTTTCGTCTAACAATAAGACGTCCTCCTAATCATTGTGAAAAGATATTACTAATAGTATGCGTTAATAATACTATATAAACATGAAAATATGTTGATATTTCTAATTACTTTTCAATTATATTCTTCACAAATCTGATTGGATTGCCATCTACGGTTGGATCCATGACAAATGAGCCATTTGAATATCTATCGGCATTTTGATGTGTCTTTTCATCCAAGTCAATTACCTTATTAGTATCCGTGACAATGGACAATTGTTCATTTCCAGTAATATTAGTTACTAGTGATATACGGTGTGGCGCACGTTTCAATTCGCGCAACGTTAATACACCACGTCTAGCTCGACTAGTTAACGGTATTTCAGACAGTTTCATTTGCTTATAAGACCCACGTTGTGTAAGTACCGCAATTTTCTCGCTCTCATCAAGCGTTAAGAAATAACCGACTAGTTTATCGTCATCTTTTAAACTAACGAATTTAACTCCAACTGCCTTACTTCCAACAATTGGAACTTCATCTAGTGGAAATGCTGAAGCATATGAATGCTCTGTAAATACATATACTTGACCCATAATTCCATTTGGTACAAAGTAAACATCCATGACCTTGGCATCTGGAGTCTTCAATTTACTATAGCGACTGGCTCTTGACTTATATGTTCTACCTGGAAGCAGATCACTAAAATCAACTTGCTTAATATAATTCTCACTCGTACCGATCAAAAAGCTGCCTTTTTCATCTAGTGACTTGAATACAAACGCTTTTAGAATAGTCTCGTCATTCGCTAGACCAATCTCTTGTGACAAGTGAGACCCGGTATCTTTCCACTTGTTATCGTCAACTTCAAAAATTTGTCGATATATCATATTACCTTTATCAGTAAAAATGAATAAGTGGTCCAACGTATTAACTTCTTGGTCTAAGACTGGATAATCCTCATCTTTTAATCCATTTGCACCAGCATCAGATGCTTGATATGAGCGTAGACTACTACGTTTTACATAACCATCGTGGCTGACCAACAAACGAACGTCTTCACTAGCAACTAATACACTAGTATCCACTTCAATATCTGATATCTTTGCCTCAATTTTTGTACGACGCTTATCGGCATAAGTATCACGAACATGTTCTAATTCGCTCTTGATTACATTCATCAAGGTATCATGATTGTTAATAATTCGATTTAATGATTCAATTTGCCCAGTTAATTGTTTGTCCTCAGCTTGTAATTCTGTCACATCTGTATTAGTTAAACGATAAAGTTGAAGTGAAACGATTGCTTCTGCCTGTGGCTCAGTGAATTGATATTCCTTAACCAAATTATTCTTAGCATCCGATTTATTTTTACTTCCA
This region includes:
- a CDS encoding Ada metal-binding domain-containing protein translates to MKKYPLTKNRWNSIINNNQKADKTFYYGVKTTKIFCKPSCPSKNPSKGNVCIFKTSLEAINQGFRPCKRCQPTGSVPNDAWVHEIKTFIDNNYQKKLTLNIIAEECHGSPFHLQKTFKKECLQSPSQYLTQIRLVHAKKLLVESNLTIKSIAIRIGFSSDTYFSTVFKHNFFITPDQYRLNKLSNL
- the rbsU gene encoding ribose/proton symporter RbsU; translation: MSAINILIGLMPMIGWGFFPILTGKFGGKPVNQILGATYGTLIAAIVVALARQTPMIGGKEFLFTFLSGACWSLGQILVFYAFSEMGVSRTMPISTGFQLIGASLWGVLVLGEWSSGSAKMIGFFSIVLIIFGVWLTTYSEKSATKSESGSNAIKGVLLVLFAEAGYLGYSAFPQAITVDGFQAFLPQALGMAVVATIFAIATKSNRESKPFATKSSYTNIISGFFFAFAALTYLISARPDVNGLATGFTLSQMNVIIATLGGVYILHERKTHKEMVSVSAGLLLVVVAGVITAFIK
- a CDS encoding PTS sugar transporter subunit IIA — its product is MRFFSKEKSEKLVSPIDGQLLQLADVSDPVFSEKMIGDGFAVEPSDGQIVSPVNGIIGTIFPTKHAITIKSKHGLNIMLHLGIDTVELKGAPFNILAKDGEKITAGQSIATMDLNKLKLANKSATVMTIITNMKLVKDISTFDSRQINSSDYVLTVNL
- a CDS encoding MarR family winged helix-turn-helix transcriptional regulator, with protein sequence MNKQVFNTNLSFPEARVLMAISHETTPMNVSHQLNLDASYTSRVIKKLTNLKYVQKIQSTIDARSKNISLTESGKQLLSIIDSDSNDQIQNLISNLTKSQQKDLYKAFETINNILFKDDGE
- a CDS encoding phage integrase N-terminal SAM-like domain-containing protein — translated: MSKIPYLTGFNAYLKTRHISKRAHVEYMNSLNDFFSYTIQHNDDYKISEDIKDVHEMDVRLFKTFMLENLKLSPSTVNKVISNLNVYFKYLFGIKKTPEIPTLYVNSVVVPKQSDFPVDVFQNLPKYLNSDLSIYTRLMILIISKGFNYKEALEPDFYKEFEELKFTTIEKKFLEIYQAFITPLRSYWGNQNLFLSRNKGANSPLLSVSALHRDLKRDSEATNLDLSPKKLYTTFILLALSTNDLSDNQDRALEALETASLLYYRRLKREVNFMNDGRE
- a CDS encoding LysR family transcriptional regulator, whose amino-acid sequence is MLDEKSRRVFSSKALNYFDELTKNMSYTKTAQSLGITQPALTQQIKKIERVVGVPLFYSMGKKIYLTDAGISLLKATHEIFDVINSVTDQIQQESSDKSGTISIGLLSTAESVVIEDFIVAYNRINPNVEIDLNLLTRKEIWDYIENNRIDLAIMYLPDKNIKNWKIYKSKKIINDNIVLVHNNEKIYKKGIASYRDAIEKPWAAYVKDYYLSDLLQERFRNALVDQPQVIARFSSPYQLLKFAQGSDDVYTVLPLSFCIAHASMFKLYQTPLEPSVSSELSFVYREDKEKIPRIKEFLGEWDNFLDERNYIDRLKSSR
- a CDS encoding MupG family TIM beta-alpha barrel fold protein is translated as MLGFSFYLNQNINSQTEEYFNNMKKAGFSEIFTAVPMHLEDSESEYENKLQDLFELANKYDLHLMIDVNKYSIHKIPDHLIPHVSLRLSEGFNPEEIFELTKKTSIALNASTITRETIQKLNSLHVNFNKLEAWNNYYPHPETGLDLTWFAQKNRWLKNIGLTTQAFIPGTNTSNTNYKGLPTLERHRTIDPLISAIELDKLKTDKVFVGDPYLDTKHQELFYSYFNDKVIPLHMTNTKIGIPPYLISTLFHNRLDPARDVIRLVESRTLNNKDIKPTNNTKRSFGTVTIDNNQYGEYMGEIQITTRTLPANKNVNVLGQIATSDLKLLSYIDAGTAFKIIN
- the parC gene encoding DNA topoisomerase IV subunit A; this encodes MANNSPKIQDLPLEKIMGDRFERYSKSIIQERALPDIRDGLKPVQRRILYSMFVDGNTFDKGFRKSAKGVGNVMGNFHPHGDSSIYEAMVRLSQDWKLRNPLIEMHGNNGSMDGDPPAAMRYTEARLSKISTEMLRDITKETVDMEWNFDDTEKEPKVLPARFPNLLVNGATGISAGYATEIPPHNLGEVIDATIKLIDNPDSTLEDLMKIVKGPDFPTGGILQGAQGIKEAYKTGRGKVYLRSKTSIQEIRGHKSQIVITEIPYEVNKAVLVKKMDDMRVLKRVDGIAEVRDESDRQGLSIVVELKRDVDAQGILNYLFKNTDLQISYNFNMVAIADMRPQQVGLVQILTEYVKHQEDVILRRSKFDVAKAKTRLHIVEGLIKALSILDKVISTIRGSKNKSDAKNNLVKEYQFTEPQAEAIVSLQLYRLTNTDVTELQAEDKQLTGQIESLNRIINNHDTLMNVIKSELEHVRDTYADKRRTKIEAKISDIEVDTSVLVASEDVRLLVSHDGYVKRSSLRSYQASDAGANGLKDEDYPVLDQEVNTLDHLFIFTDKGNMIYRQIFEVDDNKWKDTGSHLSQEIGLANDETILKAFVFKSLDEKGSFLIGTSENYIKQVDFSDLLPGRTYKSRASRYSKLKTPDAKVMDVYFVPNGIMGQVYVFTEHSYASAFPLDEVPIVGSKAVGVKFVSLKDDDKLVGYFLTLDESEKIAVLTQRGSYKQMKLSEIPLTSRARRGVLTLRELKRAPHRISLVTNITGNEQLSIVTDTNKVIDLDEKTHQNADRYSNGSFVMDPTVDGNPIRFVKNIIEK
- a CDS encoding GNAT family N-acetyltransferase translates to MMVNNMWEIKEFSELTTQELFDLMYIRVKTFVVEQERIYQEVDDNDLTSIHIFKYEGKKIIAYARVFREDGHITFGRIVAAKDHRGTGLGAKLVEEVLRVINDKFPDQNIEIEAQTYVEGFYKKFGFKSVGDVFLFNHTPHIKMIKNHIII
- a CDS encoding manganese-dependent inorganic pyrophosphatase codes for the protein MTKEKELVFGHKNPDTDAVVAAISYSHLQNELGFNTEAVALGEPNEETKYVFDKFDYKYPRIVTAANGEVKSVMLVDHNESQQSLDDIGDLQVTHVVDHHRIANFETTSPLYYRAQPVGCTSTILWEMYNEEDVEVPGNLAALMASAIISDTLLLKSPTTTDEDKAALKSLSKTAGIDYESYGLDMLKAGTNLDSKSTKELIDMDAKSFEMNGKNVRIAQVNTVDIDETLKREAEFTADIKSENKSEGYNLFVLLITNILTSDTTGLVLGDENAVSVFENALNTKVEDNKASLPGVVSRKKQVVPPLNEKF
- a CDS encoding TIGR00730 family Rossman fold protein, which codes for MNNLKNIAVYCGAATGNNQIFIDGTKELGHWIVENDYGLTYGGGVFGLMGVIADSVMENNGYVHGIITEQLNNRNLAHPNLSKLDIVETMDIRKKEMLNNSIASIALPGGPGTLEEISEAFSWAKLGDNDNPCIFYNIGHYYDPLKDFFDNMVDKGFLEQSGRKKVLFSNSLPEIKRFIDNYTPPALRTYK